A segment of the uncultured Desulfobulbus sp. genome:
GAAAATCATGCCCTGATCGCCTTTATCAAGACCGCGCCCAATGTACGATTTGGGGTGATGAAATCCCAGAACTTTCAACCGACCAATCATAGGTTTCCCATTCTTTCCGCCTCGGTTGAGCAGCGTTATGTCAGCCAGGTTCTGAATCCAGAGGGAAGAATTGTGACCTTGATCGATGCCCTCTGTGATACCTTGCAGTGCACTCCGGATAAGCTGGAGCAGAAACTTGCCGACTATTCCTTCGCTATTCGAGTGGGCAATGAGATGCTGGTGCGCTCGATCGCGCAGATCAATCTCGAGGCGCAGCAGGTTCATTTTTACTGTGATATTGCAGCCGGTGATGAGCTGCTGATGGTTCGGCGAACCGGACTGGTAGACAACTCGGCCGCAGATTTTAAGAAATTTATGGAAGGGAAACCCAGCCCCCCCATTGCTGGTATGCTCAATGACTGTATTCTCAGGCGATTGTGCAACGAGCGCGAATTATCCGGTATGGGAAAAGTCCTCCAGGGAGCGGCCATTGCCGGGTTTTCCACCTTTGGAGAGATCCTGGGGCTGAACCTGAATCAGACTTTGACTGCGATCTTTTTTTTCCGGGTGGAATCGGGAGAGAAATTTCATGATGATTTCGTAGATAACTTTGTGATTCATTACGGCAACTTCAAGTCCTTTTTTCTGGCTCGCCATGTGGCCAAACTCAGCGGACTTTCACGAATTATTGTGAGCCAGATTCAGGATTTCAAGCAGAAGAATTATGATGCACAGCTTGAGGCCTCCGGGGTCGACAGCACCATGACCCAGGTCTTCAATGGACTCAATGACCTGGGGCAAACACTCTACGAGGCTGAAAACCAGCGGCAGATTATGGCCAGCCAGATAGAGGAGTCTGCCAATGATTTAAATGGATCCATGGATGGGCTGGTCTCGCATATTGAAGAACAGGTCCAGACCATTGATCAACTGGGAAGTGAGTTCACCGATCTTGCCAGTCAGGCCAGTCAGACGGCGGCCAGCACCCGAGAGCTCGCCGATGCCAGCCGCAAGATCCAAAGCGTGGTTGAAATTATTGAAGAGATTTCCGATCAAACTAACCTTTTAGCGCTCAATGCCACCATTGAGGCAGCCAGGGCAGGGGAGAGCGGGCGTGGTTTTGCCGTTGTTGCCGATGAGGTTCGTTCTCTGGCTGAACGTTCACGGACCAACGCTCTGGAGATCAGTCAGCAAATTACGAATCTGGCCAATGAGATCGGGGAGGTGGCCGGAAAGATTGAGTCGCAAAACGAGAGTGTGGGCAACCTGTCATCGCTCTTAGAGGCGATTAAGGGGACGAGCGAGAAAACTGAGGATACAGCAAATAACACGCGAGGGATTGCTGATACCCTGCGTGATATGACCAGTGCACAGCGGTAGGCAAAAGATACGTTCTTTGTCAGGAATAAAACACCGTCAGGATCCAGTACTCCTGGAATAATTTGAGGAGTACTGGATCTTTTTAATCTTCAGCAAAAGAGGATCAAGGAAAGCCCACCCTTTGTTCCTGCGCAGATAGGACAGCCACTGTCAGGCGGGAAACACAGATCAGTTGATTTTTTTCATCTGATATCTTGATTTCCCAAACCTGCGTCGTCCGACCGATATGGAGGCTGGTTGCGCGGGCCGTGACCCATCCCGGACCGGCTGGGCGAATGTGATTGGCATTAATTTCAAGTCCCACACAGAAGAGCCCCTCATCAACACAGAGGTAGGCGGCGGCATTACCCACAGTTTCCGCCAGAGCCGCTGAGGCACCCCCATGGAGAAATCCCATAGGTTGCATGGTACGTGCATCCACAGGCATCCTGGCCTCCAGATACGTATCACCTAGGAAGGTAAACTCGATGCCAAGGGTGGGAATCAAAGTCGATGCACAGGCTGCCTGAAGTTCTTCCGTACTGCAAATTTTTTTCCACATGGGTGTTCCTTTTGATGTTGGCTATCGGTATAACTGTTATAGGGAAAGTCCTTTGTAACAACATGCAACCTCTGGTTACCTTTGAGTGACCGGTTTTCTGTGTTCGTGAGGCAGTGTGTCTGTAGAAAAAGCTTGGCAAAACAACGCTCCAGAGGATGAGGCCTGCTTGTGCCACACGCAGGAGCTGATTTCGCTGGAACAACTTGAGCGTGAGAAGTCCCGGCTTATGGGGGAGCTTGCAGGCTCTCTGGCCCATGAACTGAATAATCCGCTCTGTGGCGTAACTGCCTTTCTTGAGCGATTATCGCGTCATGGATCCTTGACTGGGCAGGACGCACATCTGCTGCCACTGGCACTTGCACAGTGTACTCGCATGAAGGCATTGCTCAAAGACATTCAGGCGGTCATGGGACCTCATTGCCTGAAAAAAGAAGTGACTGATCTGCAGCAAGTTCTCAATTTTGTTATGAGGCTTTTGCACAAGCAGCTCAAACTTTTCGGAGTGCTGGTGCATCCTCTGCAACTGGAGGATCCCATCTGGGTCATTGGAAACGAGCAGCAGTTGCGACAAATGCTGCTGCAGCTTCTCTTCACTGTCGGGCGGGCATTGGCCGGGGCTGGTGGAGAGCTGACTTTGCAATCTCTCCGCCACGCTGACGAAATTCGCCTGATTATACAATGTCAGGTGGCTCCTTCCCATTATGAGCAACTGCTACAGCTTTTTGACCAGTTGCGGAGTAGCCAACTCCCCCTTGACAGTGACACGGCAATCGTTCATTCTATTCTAGAACTCCAGGGCGTGACCATGCAGATAACTCAACCCGTCCAGGGAATAGGAGCAATGGTTTTTACCCTGCCAATCGAGCATGCAGATATGTAAAGGTGGGACTTTTGGCGCAGGAAGTTGTTCTTATAGTTGATGATGAAGAGTTGATCAGGGAAACGCTTCGCCTCGATCTTTTGGAGCAGGGCTTTATTGCCGATGCCGTGTCCAGTGGAGAGGAGGCGCTTGCGCTTTTTGATCGCAAGTACGACCTCATCATCACTGATCTGGTTCTGGATGGGATGAGTGGACTTGAGGTGCTTCGCCGTGCAAAGGAGATGGATCCTGAGTGTGTCGTTTTTATCCTCACCGGGCATCGGGAACTTGAAGCAGCTATCGGCGCCTTGCGACTTGGGGCCGATGACTATCTGATCAAACCGTATGCTTTTCAAGAAATGGTCGAACGGGTCACCACCAGCCTGCAGATCCGTGCGGATCGGCAAGCAAGTCGAAAGCCCAATACACCGATTATTTCCA
Coding sequences within it:
- a CDS encoding methyl-accepting chemotaxis protein codes for the protein MNFLGWSRKSKGSTRLAQGCVVIESSTGKLAGKLAALTISPTFITAYVSPHVDIDKVAAQISKHFPGVAMSICSTAGELYASQGGLYCQTGTQWDRVVVQCYDGSVIRQAAVVSVPLGCEDLRRGVVTTNLADRIANIKKSIQGVRIPFDIDFRDTFAYILFDGLSASESFFMEALYDSGCFPCLFVGGSAGGKLDFQHTWLHDGKKKYENHALIAFIKTAPNVRFGVMKSQNFQPTNHRFPILSASVEQRYVSQVLNPEGRIVTLIDALCDTLQCTPDKLEQKLADYSFAIRVGNEMLVRSIAQINLEAQQVHFYCDIAAGDELLMVRRTGLVDNSAADFKKFMEGKPSPPIAGMLNDCILRRLCNERELSGMGKVLQGAAIAGFSTFGEILGLNLNQTLTAIFFFRVESGEKFHDDFVDNFVIHYGNFKSFFLARHVAKLSGLSRIIVSQIQDFKQKNYDAQLEASGVDSTMTQVFNGLNDLGQTLYEAENQRQIMASQIEESANDLNGSMDGLVSHIEEQVQTIDQLGSEFTDLASQASQTAASTRELADASRKIQSVVEIIEEISDQTNLLALNATIEAARAGESGRGFAVVADEVRSLAERSRTNALEISQQITNLANEIGEVAGKIESQNESVGNLSSLLEAIKGTSEKTEDTANNTRGIADTLRDMTSAQR
- a CDS encoding response regulator, with amino-acid sequence MAQEVVLIVDDEELIRETLRLDLLEQGFIADAVSSGEEALALFDRKYDLIITDLVLDGMSGLEVLRRAKEMDPECVVFILTGHRELEAAIGALRLGADDYLIKPYAFQEMVERVTTSLQIRADRQASRKPNTPIISICSDCKKIRSMGQAGQDSVQWVTIEHFLHQTLGTDLSHGICPECYEQKMAELTEMIHKGQLFRPS
- a CDS encoding hotdog fold thioesterase — translated: MWKKICSTEELQAACASTLIPTLGIEFTFLGDTYLEARMPVDARTMQPMGFLHGGASAALAETVGNAAAYLCVDEGLFCVGLEINANHIRPAGPGWVTARATSLHIGRTTQVWEIKISDEKNQLICVSRLTVAVLSAQEQRVGFP
- a CDS encoding histidine kinase dimerization/phospho-acceptor domain-containing protein translates to MSVEKAWQNNAPEDEACLCHTQELISLEQLEREKSRLMGELAGSLAHELNNPLCGVTAFLERLSRHGSLTGQDAHLLPLALAQCTRMKALLKDIQAVMGPHCLKKEVTDLQQVLNFVMRLLHKQLKLFGVLVHPLQLEDPIWVIGNEQQLRQMLLQLLFTVGRALAGAGGELTLQSLRHADEIRLIIQCQVAPSHYEQLLQLFDQLRSSQLPLDSDTAIVHSILELQGVTMQITQPVQGIGAMVFTLPIEHADM